Proteins co-encoded in one Cupriavidus nantongensis genomic window:
- a CDS encoding helix-turn-helix domain-containing protein gives MHLAWLRKQRGWSQETLSLESGLSRSYLSGIESGKRNLALANICRLAETLAVPTAEMLDFSRHDASQLQVEQSRAPFGNRQRAAIEATVHHMAELSEPELNLVAAVARALAGKGSFRPALGHGSSGTRPAPDADAAPEG, from the coding sequence TTGCATCTCGCCTGGCTACGCAAACAACGAGGCTGGTCCCAGGAGACGCTTTCGCTCGAAAGCGGGCTGTCGCGCTCCTACCTGAGCGGCATTGAAAGCGGCAAGCGCAACCTCGCGCTGGCCAACATCTGCAGGCTGGCCGAGACGCTGGCCGTACCTACCGCCGAGATGCTCGACTTCAGCCGCCACGATGCCAGCCAGCTGCAGGTCGAGCAATCGCGCGCGCCGTTCGGCAACCGCCAGCGCGCGGCGATCGAAGCCACGGTGCACCATATGGCGGAGCTGAGCGAGCCCGAGCTCAACCTGGTGGCCGCGGTGGCGCGGGCGCTGGCAGGCAAGGGCAGCTTCCGCCCGGCGCTCGGGCACGGCAGCTCCGGCACCAGGCCGGCACCCGATGCCGACGCTGCACCTGAAGGCTAG
- the urtC gene encoding urea ABC transporter permease subunit UrtC has protein sequence MQRFQPNSSAAPFRLAVPERQSLFSPRGWIALLALTAIVGIGVPVCALLLPEGHPLHLSAYALTLVGKIMCFALAAIALDLVWGYCGILSLGHGLFFALGGYAMGMYLMRSIGREGVYQSDLPDFMVFLDWKELPWFWHGTDHLGYALLLVVLVPGVLAWLFGFFAFRSRIKGVYLSIITQAMTYAAMLLFFRNETGFGGNNGFTDFKRIAGFAIAAPQTRTALFVLTFLALLAGFIACRYIVTSKLGRVVTAVRDAEMRVMFSGYNPLGYKLFVWTFSAVLCGIAGALYVPQVGIINPGEMSPGNSIEMAVWVAVGGRGTLVGPVIGAFLVNGAKTLFTAHFAEYWLFLLGAMFVLVTLYLPDGVTGLWQRWRERRARPAAQEPVATPAVAGRSGGEA, from the coding sequence ATGCAGCGATTCCAACCGAACTCTTCCGCGGCACCGTTCCGGCTGGCCGTGCCCGAACGCCAGTCGCTGTTCTCGCCGCGCGGCTGGATCGCGCTGCTGGCGCTGACCGCAATCGTCGGCATCGGCGTGCCGGTGTGCGCGCTGCTGCTGCCGGAGGGCCATCCGCTGCACCTGTCGGCGTATGCGCTGACGCTGGTCGGAAAGATCATGTGCTTCGCGCTGGCGGCGATCGCGCTCGACCTGGTGTGGGGCTACTGCGGCATCCTCAGCCTCGGCCATGGGCTGTTCTTCGCGCTGGGCGGCTATGCCATGGGCATGTACCTGATGCGTTCGATCGGGCGCGAAGGCGTGTACCAGAGCGACCTGCCGGACTTCATGGTGTTCCTCGACTGGAAGGAGCTGCCGTGGTTCTGGCATGGCACCGATCACCTCGGCTATGCGCTGCTGCTGGTGGTGCTGGTGCCGGGCGTGCTGGCGTGGCTGTTCGGCTTCTTTGCCTTCCGCTCGCGCATCAAGGGTGTGTACCTGTCGATCATCACGCAGGCGATGACGTATGCGGCGATGCTGCTGTTCTTCCGCAACGAGACCGGCTTCGGCGGCAACAACGGCTTTACCGACTTCAAGCGCATCGCCGGCTTTGCCATCGCCGCGCCGCAGACGCGCACGGCGTTGTTCGTGCTGACCTTCCTGGCGCTGCTGGCCGGCTTCATCGCCTGCCGCTACATCGTCACCTCCAAGCTCGGCCGCGTGGTCACGGCGGTGCGCGATGCCGAGATGCGCGTGATGTTCTCGGGCTACAACCCGCTCGGCTACAAGCTGTTCGTGTGGACCTTCTCGGCGGTGCTGTGCGGCATCGCCGGCGCGCTGTACGTGCCGCAGGTCGGCATCATTAACCCGGGCGAGATGTCGCCCGGCAATTCGATCGAGATGGCGGTGTGGGTGGCCGTGGGCGGGCGCGGCACGCTGGTCGGGCCGGTGATCGGTGCGTTCCTGGTCAATGGCGCCAAGACGCTGTTCACCGCGCACTTCGCCGAATACTGGCTGTTCCTGCTGGGCGCGATGTTCGTGCTGGTGACGCTGTACCTGCCCGACGGCGTGACCGGCCTGTGGCAGCGCTGGCGCGAGCGCCGCGCGCGCCCGGCCGCGCAGGAGCCGGTGGCCACGCCGGCGGTTGCCGGCCGCAGCGGAGGTGAAGCATGA
- the ureC gene encoding urease subunit alpha, translated as MASISRQAYAEMFGPTTGDRLRLADTGLIIEVEKDFTVYGEEVKFGGGKVIRDGMGQSQRMAQDCVDTVITNALIVDHWGIVKADIGLKHGRIAAIGKAGNPDIQPGVTIVVGPGTEVIAAESMIVTAGGIDSHIHFICPQQIDEALMSGVTTMIGGGTGPATGTFATTVTPGPWYMERMLQAADAYPMNIGLLGKGNASQPGPILEQVQAGAIGLKLHEDWGTTPAAIDTCLSVADATDTQVAIHTDTLNEAGFVEATIAAFKGRTIHTYHTEGAGGGHAPDIIKVCGEANVLPSSTNPTRPYTVNTLDEHLDMLMVCHHLDPSIAEDIAFAESRIRRETIAAEDILHDLGAFSMISSDSQAMGRVGEVIIRTWQTAHKMAAQRGKLPGDPHDARGGHDNFRVRRYVAKYTINPALTHGIAHEVGSVEVGKWADLVLWRPAFFGVKPSLILKGGMIAAAAMGDPNASIPTPQPVHYRPMFAAAGGALHRSSLTFVSQAALAAGIGERYGLAKTLAAVHGTRTVSKRDMVHNDWQPHVTVDPETYQVVADGQLLTCEPATELPMAQRYFLF; from the coding sequence ATGGCATCGATCTCCAGGCAGGCCTATGCCGAGATGTTCGGCCCCACCACCGGCGACCGCCTGCGGCTGGCCGATACCGGGCTGATCATCGAAGTCGAGAAGGACTTCACCGTCTACGGCGAGGAGGTCAAGTTCGGCGGCGGCAAGGTGATCCGCGACGGCATGGGGCAGAGCCAGCGCATGGCGCAGGACTGCGTCGACACCGTGATCACCAATGCGCTGATCGTCGACCACTGGGGCATCGTCAAGGCCGATATCGGGCTCAAGCACGGGCGCATCGCGGCGATCGGCAAGGCCGGCAATCCCGACATCCAGCCCGGCGTCACCATCGTGGTCGGCCCCGGCACCGAGGTGATCGCGGCCGAGAGCATGATCGTCACCGCCGGTGGCATCGACAGCCATATCCACTTCATCTGCCCGCAGCAGATCGACGAGGCGCTGATGAGTGGCGTCACCACCATGATCGGCGGCGGCACCGGGCCCGCCACCGGCACCTTCGCCACCACCGTGACGCCGGGGCCCTGGTACATGGAGCGCATGCTGCAGGCGGCCGATGCCTACCCGATGAATATCGGGCTGCTGGGCAAGGGCAACGCCAGCCAGCCGGGGCCGATCCTGGAGCAGGTGCAAGCCGGCGCCATCGGCCTCAAGCTGCATGAGGACTGGGGCACCACGCCGGCGGCGATCGACACCTGCCTGTCGGTGGCCGACGCGACCGACACCCAGGTGGCGATCCACACCGATACGCTCAACGAGGCCGGTTTCGTCGAGGCGACCATCGCCGCGTTCAAGGGCCGCACCATCCATACCTACCACACCGAAGGCGCCGGCGGCGGCCATGCGCCGGACATCATCAAGGTGTGCGGCGAGGCCAACGTGCTGCCGTCGTCGACCAACCCGACGCGCCCGTACACCGTCAACACGCTGGACGAGCATCTCGACATGCTGATGGTGTGCCACCACCTGGACCCGTCGATCGCCGAGGACATCGCCTTCGCCGAAAGCCGCATCCGCCGCGAGACCATCGCCGCCGAGGACATCCTGCACGACCTCGGCGCGTTCTCGATGATCTCGAGCGATTCGCAGGCGATGGGGCGCGTCGGCGAAGTGATCATCCGGACCTGGCAGACCGCGCACAAGATGGCGGCGCAACGCGGCAAGCTGCCGGGCGATCCGCACGATGCGCGCGGCGGGCACGACAACTTCCGCGTGCGGCGCTATGTCGCCAAGTACACCATCAACCCGGCGCTGACCCATGGCATCGCGCATGAAGTGGGCTCGGTCGAAGTCGGCAAGTGGGCCGACCTGGTGCTGTGGCGGCCCGCATTCTTCGGCGTCAAGCCCAGCCTGATCCTGAAGGGCGGCATGATCGCCGCGGCCGCGATGGGCGATCCCAATGCCTCGATCCCGACGCCGCAGCCGGTGCACTACCGGCCCATGTTCGCCGCGGCCGGCGGCGCGCTGCATCGTTCGTCGCTGACCTTCGTCTCGCAGGCGGCGCTGGCGGCCGGCATCGGCGAACGCTACGGGCTGGCCAAGACCCTTGCCGCGGTGCACGGCACCCGCACCGTCAGCAAGCGCGACATGGTCCACAACGACTGGCAGCCGCACGTCACGGTCGATCCCGAGACCTACCAGGTCGTCGCCGACGGCCAGCTGCTGACCTGCGAGCCCGCCACCGAGCTGCCGATGGCGCAGCGCTATTTCCTGTTTTGA
- a CDS encoding HupE/UreJ family protein produces the protein MTTNTRTACLRLALGASLTVAAGAALAHPGHDAATVGASLWAGLAHPFTGADHLLAMAAVGVWSALVARSAADTLRLPLAFVGLMLVGAALGLAGMALPAVEPMIAASLLAIGLLLALRAQLPAWAGTLLVGGFAVFHGYAHGAELPASAGALPAVLAYVGGFAAATMALHLLGIGAGTLLRRRAGWLARAAGAGVALYGAGLLVA, from the coding sequence ATGACGACGAACACCCGTACCGCTTGCCTGCGCCTTGCCCTGGGCGCTTCCCTGACCGTTGCCGCCGGCGCCGCGCTGGCGCATCCCGGCCACGATGCCGCCACCGTCGGCGCCAGCCTGTGGGCCGGCCTGGCGCATCCGTTCACCGGTGCCGACCACCTGCTGGCGATGGCCGCGGTGGGCGTATGGAGCGCACTGGTGGCGCGCTCCGCCGCCGATACGCTGCGCCTGCCGCTGGCCTTCGTGGGCTTGATGCTGGTAGGCGCCGCGCTCGGCCTTGCCGGCATGGCGCTGCCTGCGGTGGAGCCGATGATCGCGGCCTCGCTGCTGGCGATCGGCTTGCTGCTGGCGCTGCGCGCACAGCTGCCGGCATGGGCCGGCACGCTGCTGGTGGGCGGCTTCGCCGTGTTCCACGGCTATGCGCATGGCGCGGAACTGCCCGCCAGCGCGGGCGCGCTGCCGGCGGTGCTGGCCTACGTGGGCGGGTTTGCCGCGGCCACCATGGCGCTGCACCTGCTGGGCATTGGCGCCGGCACGCTGCTGCGCCGCCGCGCCGGCTGGCTCGCGCGCGCGGCCGGCGCGGGCGTGGCGCTGTACGGCGCCGGCCTGCTGGTGGCCTGA
- the urtE gene encoding urea ABC transporter ATP-binding subunit UrtE, which translates to MLQVNALNQYYGGSHILRNVSFEVPAGKLTTLLGRNGVGKSTLLKCLMGVVPTRSGSIHWDGKPLEKKAPYERVAAGLAYVPQGREIFPRLTVEENLLIGAASRARPAGVPERIYQLFPVLRTMRLRRGGDLSGGQQQQLAIGRALMSEPQLLILDEPTEGIQPSIIQDIGRALRLLVDEFGMTVLLVEQYYEFARHIADHYVVMSRGEVVARGAGASMEQDGVRELIAV; encoded by the coding sequence ATGCTGCAGGTCAATGCACTGAACCAGTACTACGGCGGCAGCCATATCCTGCGCAACGTCAGCTTCGAGGTGCCGGCGGGCAAGCTGACCACGCTGCTCGGCCGCAACGGCGTCGGCAAGAGCACGCTGCTGAAATGCCTGATGGGCGTGGTGCCGACGCGCAGCGGCAGCATCCACTGGGACGGCAAGCCGCTGGAGAAGAAGGCGCCGTACGAGCGCGTCGCGGCCGGCCTGGCCTATGTGCCGCAGGGGCGCGAGATCTTCCCGCGGCTGACGGTCGAGGAGAACCTGCTGATCGGCGCTGCCAGCCGCGCGCGGCCGGCAGGCGTGCCGGAGCGCATCTACCAGCTGTTCCCGGTACTGCGCACCATGCGGCTGCGGCGCGGCGGCGACCTGTCCGGCGGCCAGCAGCAGCAACTGGCGATCGGCCGCGCGCTGATGAGCGAGCCGCAACTGCTGATCCTCGACGAGCCGACCGAGGGCATCCAGCCCTCGATCATCCAGGACATCGGCCGCGCATTGCGGCTGCTGGTCGACGAGTTCGGCATGACGGTGCTGCTGGTCGAGCAGTACTACGAATTCGCGCGCCATATTGCCGACCACTATGTGGTGATGAGCCGCGGCGAAGTGGTAGCGCGCGGCGCCGGCGCCAGCATGGAGCAGGACGGCGTGCGCGAGCTGATCGCCGTGTAG
- the ureA gene encoding urease subunit gamma yields the protein MELTPREKDKLLIFTAALLAERRKARGLKLNYPEAVALITAAIMEGARDGRTVAELMHEGTTVLSCEDVMDGVAEMIPEIQVEATFPDGTKLVTVHHPIV from the coding sequence ATGGAACTGACGCCGCGCGAGAAAGACAAGCTGCTGATCTTCACCGCCGCGCTGCTGGCCGAGCGGCGCAAGGCCCGCGGCCTGAAGCTGAACTACCCGGAAGCGGTGGCGCTGATCACCGCCGCGATCATGGAGGGCGCGCGCGACGGCCGCACCGTGGCCGAGCTGATGCATGAGGGCACCACCGTGCTGAGCTGCGAGGACGTCATGGATGGCGTCGCCGAAATGATTCCCGAGATCCAGGTCGAGGCTACTTTTCCGGACGGCACCAAGCTGGTCACCGTCCACCATCCCATTGTCTGA
- a CDS encoding urease accessory protein UreF produces the protein MTHLHQLISLLHLASPSLPIGGFSYSQGLEAAIECVGVHDAQTAERWIHDNLRHVQAQCEAPLWLVLHRHWQAGDAAQVRTWNDWFHATRETSELRLETEQMGWSLARLIAQMEWGTPALRGTLAALAPVCLPTAFTAACVALQIGARDGLAAYCFNWAENQVAAAIKAVPLGQVAGQHMLRRLHGAVLDAVDEAERRAEATPPQLSTFSPMLGLLCARHETQYSRLFRS, from the coding sequence ATGACCCACCTCCACCAACTCATCTCCCTGCTGCACCTCGCCTCGCCATCGCTGCCCATCGGCGGGTTCAGCTACTCGCAAGGCCTCGAGGCCGCGATCGAATGCGTCGGCGTGCATGATGCGCAGACCGCCGAGCGCTGGATTCACGACAACCTGCGGCATGTCCAGGCGCAATGCGAGGCGCCGTTGTGGCTGGTGTTGCATCGCCACTGGCAGGCGGGCGATGCCGCGCAGGTCCGAACCTGGAACGACTGGTTCCACGCCACCCGCGAGACTTCGGAACTGCGGCTGGAGACCGAGCAGATGGGCTGGTCGCTGGCCCGGCTGATCGCGCAGATGGAATGGGGCACGCCGGCGTTGCGCGGCACGCTGGCCGCGCTGGCGCCGGTGTGCCTGCCGACCGCGTTCACCGCGGCCTGCGTGGCGCTGCAGATCGGTGCGCGCGATGGCCTGGCGGCCTACTGCTTCAACTGGGCCGAGAACCAGGTGGCCGCGGCGATCAAGGCGGTGCCGCTGGGGCAGGTGGCGGGGCAGCACATGCTGCGCCGACTGCATGGCGCCGTGCTCGATGCCGTCGATGAAGCCGAACGCCGCGCCGAAGCCACGCCGCCGCAACTGTCGACGTTTTCCCCGATGCTGGGACTGCTGTGCGCACGCCACGAAACCCAATACTCCCGGCTGTTCCGATCCTGA
- the ureE gene encoding urease accessory protein UreE, which produces MLKIDKHLTAPHGIASVLVRRAPKLVLPFADRSKSRLRAVLDNGTDAALFLPRGTVLRGGDLLVAEDGTFIEVQAAAESVLEVRAQDPHALMRAAYHLGNRHTPVEIGRDYLRLEYDAVLADMLRRLGVQAEPAELPFEPEAGAYGGGHKHGHDATFAEDYAAAQAVFHEHHGHGHGDVHHVDDAGCMHKH; this is translated from the coding sequence ATGCTGAAGATCGACAAACACCTGACCGCGCCACACGGCATCGCCAGCGTGCTGGTGCGCCGCGCACCCAAGCTGGTGCTGCCGTTCGCCGACCGCAGCAAGAGCCGCCTGCGCGCCGTGCTCGACAACGGCACCGACGCCGCGCTGTTCCTGCCGCGCGGCACCGTGCTGCGCGGAGGCGACCTGCTGGTGGCCGAAGACGGCACTTTCATCGAGGTCCAGGCCGCCGCCGAGTCCGTGCTGGAAGTGCGCGCACAAGACCCGCACGCGCTGATGCGCGCGGCCTACCACCTTGGCAACCGCCACACGCCGGTGGAGATCGGACGCGACTACCTGCGGCTCGAATATGACGCGGTGCTGGCCGACATGCTGCGGCGGCTGGGCGTACAGGCAGAACCCGCTGAACTGCCGTTCGAGCCGGAGGCGGGCGCTTATGGCGGCGGGCACAAGCACGGGCACGACGCGACCTTCGCGGAGGATTATGCGGCGGCGCAGGCGGTGTTTCATGAGCATCATGGGCATGGGCATGGCGACGTGCATCATGTTGACGATGCAGGCTGCATGCATAAGCATTGA
- a CDS encoding urease subunit beta — protein MIPGELMPADGEIALNVGRATVSVTVANTGDRPIQVGSHFHFYETNAALAFEREAARGFRLNIAAGTAVRFEPGQTRTVELVALAGDRIVYGFNGKIMGAL, from the coding sequence ATGATCCCCGGTGAACTGATGCCCGCCGACGGCGAGATCGCGCTCAATGTCGGCCGCGCCACCGTCAGCGTGACGGTGGCCAATACCGGCGACCGGCCGATCCAGGTCGGCTCGCACTTCCACTTCTACGAGACCAACGCGGCACTGGCGTTCGAGCGCGAGGCCGCGCGCGGCTTTCGCCTGAACATCGCCGCGGGCACTGCGGTGCGGTTCGAGCCCGGGCAGACCCGCACCGTTGAACTGGTGGCGCTGGCGGGCGACCGCATCGTCTACGGCTTCAACGGCAAGATCATGGGAGCGCTGTGA
- the urtD gene encoding urea ABC transporter ATP-binding protein UrtD: MNAALEHGQAESGDATGLGRIVEPGTIDVSHGPILYLEDVTVQFDGFRALNQLNLSIDHGELRCVIGPNGAGKTTMMDVITGKTGPRNANVSGRVFLGQTIDLMRMTEPRIAQVGIGRKFQKPTVFEQHAVWENLELAMKADKRWWSSLRARLTAAGHRRIEETLALTGLEAEAYRPAGLLSHGQKQRLEIGMLLMQQPQLLLLDEPVAGMADEETMQLASLLNGLRGSCSMMVVEHDMEFVAALAGAAGKVTVLAEGSVLAEGTLDNVKRDERVIESYLGR, from the coding sequence ATGAACGCCGCACTCGAACACGGCCAGGCCGAAAGCGGCGACGCCACCGGCCTGGGCCGCATCGTCGAGCCGGGCACCATCGATGTGTCGCACGGCCCGATCCTTTACCTCGAAGACGTCACCGTGCAGTTCGACGGCTTCCGCGCGCTGAACCAGCTGAACCTGTCGATCGACCACGGCGAGCTGCGCTGCGTGATCGGCCCCAACGGCGCCGGCAAGACCACCATGATGGATGTCATCACCGGCAAGACCGGGCCGCGTAACGCCAATGTCAGCGGGCGCGTGTTCCTCGGCCAGACCATCGACCTGATGCGGATGACCGAGCCGCGCATCGCGCAGGTCGGGATCGGCCGCAAGTTCCAGAAGCCCACCGTGTTCGAGCAGCACGCGGTGTGGGAAAACCTGGAGCTGGCGATGAAGGCCGACAAGCGCTGGTGGTCGTCGCTGCGTGCGCGGCTGACCGCGGCCGGGCATCGCCGCATCGAGGAAACGCTGGCGCTGACCGGCCTCGAGGCCGAGGCCTACCGGCCCGCCGGGCTGCTGTCGCACGGGCAGAAGCAGCGGCTCGAGATCGGCATGCTGCTGATGCAGCAGCCACAACTGCTGCTGCTCGACGAGCCCGTCGCCGGCATGGCCGATGAAGAGACCATGCAGCTCGCCAGCCTGCTCAATGGCCTGCGCGGCAGCTGCTCGATGATGGTGGTGGAACACGACATGGAGTTCGTCGCCGCGCTGGCGGGCGCCGCCGGCAAGGTCACGGTGCTGGCCGAGGGCAGCGTGCTGGCCGAAGGCACGCTCGACAACGTCAAGCGCGACGAACGCGTGATCGAATCCTACCTGGGGAGATAG
- a CDS encoding urease accessory protein UreD — MRHPDFPSSLAMPAAWQATLQLRFAPRGERTVLAGRRHQGPLLVQKALYPEGGICHAVILHPPAGVAGGDSLEIDVTVEAGAHAVLATPGATKWYKSLGRDAAQRVRLAVGEGARLDWLPQENIVFDDARARIATVLEVAPGGSAIGWDAVVLGRQASGEQWARGALWLDTRIGAGERALWIEQARIDAASPLRHAVPGLDGLNVLGTLWAVGAGATQDLAETLAEQLPYTPALRAGVTCLAAHGQSMLLLRVLGRHMEAVRQVMTDTWQALRLPLHGVAARPLRLWAT, encoded by the coding sequence ATGCGCCACCCCGATTTCCCTTCGTCTCTCGCCATGCCGGCGGCCTGGCAGGCCACGCTGCAGCTGCGCTTTGCGCCGCGCGGCGAGCGCACCGTGCTGGCCGGGCGGCGCCACCAGGGGCCGCTGCTGGTGCAGAAGGCGCTGTACCCGGAAGGTGGCATCTGCCACGCGGTGATCCTGCATCCGCCGGCCGGCGTGGCCGGTGGCGACAGCCTGGAGATCGACGTGACGGTTGAGGCCGGCGCGCACGCGGTGCTGGCCACGCCGGGCGCCACCAAGTGGTACAAGTCGCTCGGCCGCGACGCGGCTCAGCGGGTGCGGCTGGCGGTGGGCGAGGGCGCGCGGCTGGACTGGCTGCCGCAGGAGAACATCGTCTTCGACGACGCGCGCGCGCGGATTGCCACCGTACTCGAGGTCGCGCCGGGCGGCAGCGCGATCGGCTGGGATGCCGTGGTGCTGGGCCGCCAGGCATCGGGCGAGCAGTGGGCGCGCGGTGCGCTGTGGCTGGATACGCGCATCGGCGCCGGCGAGCGCGCGCTGTGGATCGAACAAGCGCGGATCGACGCGGCATCGCCGCTGCGCCATGCCGTGCCCGGGCTGGACGGGCTGAACGTGCTGGGCACGTTGTGGGCCGTCGGCGCAGGCGCCACGCAAGACCTTGCCGAAACGCTGGCCGAGCAGCTGCCCTATACGCCGGCGTTGCGCGCCGGCGTGACCTGCCTCGCCGCCCACGGGCAGTCGATGCTGCTGCTGCGTGTGCTGGGCCGGCACATGGAAGCGGTGCGCCAGGTCATGACCGACACCTGGCAGGCGTTGCGCCTGCCGCTCCATGGTGTCGCGGCGCGGCCGCTGCGGCTGTGGGCGACGTAG
- the ureG gene encoding urease accessory protein UreG yields MTHARTKKNPPLRVGVGGPVGSGKTTLLEMLCKAMRDRYDLVAITNDIYTKEDQRLLTISGALPAERILGVETGGCPHTAIREDASINLEAVDRMLARFPDADVVFIESGGDNLAATFSPELSDLTIYVIDVAGGEKIPRKGGPGITKSDLLVINKTDLAPYVGASLPVMESDARKMRGSRPFVMGSVKSGQGLDQVIGFIERQGMLGL; encoded by the coding sequence ATGACCCACGCCCGTACCAAGAAAAACCCTCCGCTGCGCGTTGGCGTCGGCGGCCCAGTCGGCTCCGGCAAGACCACGTTGCTGGAAATGCTGTGCAAGGCGATGCGCGACCGCTATGACCTGGTGGCGATCACCAACGACATCTACACCAAGGAAGACCAGCGCCTGCTGACCATCTCCGGCGCGCTGCCGGCCGAGCGCATCCTGGGCGTGGAAACCGGCGGCTGTCCGCACACCGCGATCCGAGAGGATGCATCGATCAATCTGGAAGCGGTCGATCGCATGCTGGCGCGCTTCCCGGATGCCGACGTGGTTTTCATCGAGTCCGGCGGCGACAACCTGGCCGCGACCTTCAGCCCAGAACTTTCTGATCTTACGATCTACGTGATCGACGTCGCCGGGGGCGAGAAGATTCCTAGGAAGGGCGGGCCGGGCATCACCAAGTCCGACCTGCTGGTGATCAACAAGACAGACCTCGCGCCGTATGTGGGCGCATCGCTGCCGGTGATGGAAAGCGATGCGCGCAAGATGCGCGGCAGCCGGCCGTTCGTGATGGGCAGCGTCAAGTCCGGGCAGGGGCTGGACCAGGTGATCGGCTTCATCGAACGGCAGGGCATGCTGGGGCTCTAG
- a CDS encoding glutathione binding-like protein — protein MIDVYSWATPNGHKVHIMLEECGLEYQVHPINIGAGDQFGEDFLKISPNNKIPAIVDPDGPDGKPISLFESGAILLYLAGKTGKFLPEDVRGKYETLQWLMFQMGGVGPMLGQAHHFRIYAPEQIEYAVNRYTNEARRLYGVIDTQLSKHEWLAGDQYTIADIATFPWLRSWQNQGVDLDDYPHLKRWFNQIAERPAVKRGVEVLASARKALQDDKAREVLFGATQYQRH, from the coding sequence ATGATCGACGTCTACAGCTGGGCCACGCCCAATGGCCACAAAGTCCACATCATGCTGGAGGAATGCGGACTGGAATACCAGGTCCATCCGATCAACATCGGCGCCGGCGACCAGTTCGGCGAGGACTTCCTGAAGATCAGCCCCAACAACAAGATTCCCGCCATCGTCGACCCCGACGGGCCCGACGGCAAGCCGATCTCGCTGTTCGAATCGGGCGCGATCCTGCTCTACCTGGCCGGCAAGACCGGCAAGTTCCTGCCCGAGGACGTGCGCGGCAAGTACGAGACCCTGCAGTGGCTGATGTTCCAGATGGGCGGCGTGGGCCCGATGCTTGGCCAGGCGCACCACTTCCGCATCTATGCGCCCGAGCAGATCGAGTACGCCGTCAACCGCTACACCAATGAGGCCAGGCGCTTGTACGGCGTGATCGACACGCAGCTGTCGAAGCACGAATGGCTGGCCGGCGACCAGTACACCATCGCCGACATCGCCACCTTCCCGTGGCTGCGCAGCTGGCAGAACCAGGGCGTGGACCTGGACGACTACCCGCACCTGAAGCGCTGGTTCAACCAGATCGCCGAGCGTCCCGCGGTCAAGCGCGGCGTGGAGGTGCTGGCCAGCGCGCGCAAGGCGCTGCAGGACGACAAGGCGCGCGAAGTGCTGTTCGGCGCCACGCAGTACCAGCGCCACTGA